A single region of the Fusarium fujikuroi IMI 58289 draft genome, chromosome FFUJ_chr05 genome encodes:
- a CDS encoding related to SRP40 Suppressor of mutant AC40 of RNA polymerase I and III produces MSAVQLSFSLRVSSGVKTVHLLGSWDGYVGQLPLSKDKSSSKSGSWKGTFRFQNSTLEAGQRYWYYYIIDGYHVAHNPSVTSTIEPTTGRELNVLDVPTDSHKSSSHRSSSSKSSSKSSSSSKSSSKSSSHKSSSSSKSSSHSSKDKESRSSRSSRHSSKLSVDIPKGRPLSVSQIQAPKPMSPHATKHILDASYYDNEELEELADRFGSANIEDEFITDFSTSPISSSGSSLSYRSDSSSPNSSLSGYSTPGSDVSSCTCERYGITRKGERVKLDCGGSRCGYDDDSDSICSSGSEDEYEYEASVSRTSSRRHGVVA; encoded by the coding sequence ATGTCGGCTGTTcaactttctttctctctccgCGTCTCCTCTGGCGTCAAGACTGTCCACCTTCTCGGCTCTTGGGACGGTTACGTCGGTCAGCTCCCTCTCTCCAAGGACAAGTCCTCCTCCAAGTCTGGCTCCTGGAAGGGCACCTTTAGATTCCAGAACTCAACTCTTGAGGCTGGCCAACGATACTGGTACTACTACATCATCGATGGTTACCATGTTGCCCACAACCCCAGCGTCACCTCAACCATCGAGCCCACCACTGGCCGTGAGCTGAACGTTCTTGACGTTCCCACCGACTCTCACAAGTCCTCGTCCCACcgctcttcatcctccaagTCTTCCTCcaagtcttcctcttcctccaagtCCTCATCCAAGTCATCGTCGCACAAGTCTTcctccagcagcaagagctCTTCTCACTcctccaaggacaaggagtcGCGATCTTCGCGATCCTCACGCCACAGCTCTAAGCTCTCAGTTGACATCCCCAAGGGTCGCCCCCTGTCAGTCTCCCAGATCCAGGCCCCCAAGCCAATGTCTCCCCATGCGACTAAGCACATCTTGGATGCTTCCTACTACGACAAcgaggaacttgaggagcttgccgACCGCTTCGGCAGCGCCAACATCGAGGACGAGTTCATCACTGACTTCAGCACATCGCCAATCTCCTCCAGTggttcttctttgtcctACCGCTCCGACAGCTCTTCACCCAACTCGTCCCTCTCCGGCTACAGCACTCCCGGCTCCGACGTCAGCTCTTGCACTTGCGAGCGCTATGGTATTACTCGCAAGGGCGAGCGTGTCAAGCTCGACTGCGGCGGATCCCGCTGTGGCTACGATGACGATAGTGATTCCATCTGCTCTAGTGGCAGTGAAGACGAGTATGAGTACGAAGCCTCCGTCTCGCGCACCAGCTCTCGCCGCCACGGCGTGGTCGCATAA
- a CDS encoding related to kinetoplast-associated protein KAP — protein METPLSPAQSSNLNIQTPATAQRYDSYEVRTVSTSSESQSQPSSSPFVSTLNDTALSDQENHSPSKSRHSRVLSGATLSPLKILTDQREVRDGRPTDRLGPNARSPRKVSPEKRFPVKISNPLNTARPTSQESTMSLEDAVRQNEGLKRAIEIFEDEQSVLEDGLDDMDVTTGTINVNPSGEMEVDDSVCPDDTAISTFSTFSAVPNLTMFAKLGQSPTKLSDMGGLTPRANTRADPSPSRTSRARPRHDSGNTTNLLDFTEQLRFPQRSPQKSPAKGGLSPSRTAPDVTATPSRGGFANLIDFDIPPMPTPRSVPSITARELESLKSSFLSEISSLKASLSGKEAEVQSLKAAVGDAEKRVGESQEQLREERSIKEQLIAEKEGWENRGREMEHVLRKAKEEIVESQREQEELEQKLEESEKRREAAEILHQEAESKMAGMRAGKDTDKSSPEKPKSSNDTNHEVEIAVERVARELHALYKSKHESKVTALKKSYETRWEKRVHELESKIRELVEENERLRVCRDTTMSRVEPDNIEADERKAQAVRDSAAIKELNADIQRLEAVVHTVQLDNESLRSMLEKERVEKGELVQLAEEMMSMQSFVAQTPKPQPQQQAQQPPSASRYPHERQHDREPETKTPKRSADHFRSSVSRASGLRAPGSGLRAPHERTKSAGGLPRPGGMARSGIMNSIEKMGNYRGRGVE, from the coding sequence ATGGAAACACCACTGTCGCCTGCCCAAAGTTCAAATCTCAATATCCAGACACCAGCTACTGCTCAGCGATACGACTCCTACGAGGTACGAACAGTCTCTACGTCCTCGGAATCACAGAGTCAgccctcttcatctcctttcGTGTCTACCCTCAACGACACTGCACTTTCCGATCAGGAGAACCATTCTCCCTCAAAATCACGACACTCCCGAGTCCTCTCTGGCGCGACTCTTTCACCGTTGAAGATCCTCACCGACCAGCGAGAGGTGAGAGACGGAAGACCAACAGATAGACTGGGCCCCAATGCTCGCAGCCCTAGAAAGGTGTCTCCTGAGAAGCGTTTTCCTGTTAAGATCAGCAACCCTCTCAACACAGCCCGCCCTACCTCCCAAGAGAGTACGATGAGTCTAGAGGATGCAGTGCGGCAAAATGAAGGCCTCAAGCGCGCAATTGAGATATTTGAAGATGAGCAGAGCGTCCTGGAAGACGGCCTGGACGACATGGATGTCACTACCGGCACCATCAACGTTAACCCTTCTGGCGAAATGGAGGTCGACGATTCCGTGTGCCCTGATGATACAGCGATCAGTACCTTCAGCACCTTCTCGGCTGTGCCCAACCTAACCATGTTCGCCAAACTCGGCCAAAGTCCCACCAAGCTGTCCGACATGGGTGGTCTTACGCCTCGGGCAAACACACGAGCTGATCCCTCCCCATCACGAACGTCGCGAGCCAGACCGAGACACGACTCAGGAAACACAACGAATCTTCTGGACTTTACAGAGCAGCTGCGTTTTCCACAGAGATCACCCCAAAAGTCACCAGCCAAGGGCGGGCTTTCTCCATCTCGTACAGCACCTGATGTAACTGCGACACCTTCTCGTGGCGGATTTGCCAACCTCATCGACTTTGATATCCCCCCCATGCCTACACCTCGAAGCGTTCCCAGTATCACCGCGAGAGAACTCGAGTCTCTCAAATCAAGCTTTCTGTCAGAGATCAGCTCTCTCAAAGCTTCATTGAGTGGTAAGGAAGCCGAAGTGCAATCGCTCAAGGCCGCAGTCGGCGATGCAGAGAAGCGAGTGGGTGAGTCCCAGGAGCAGCTCCGCGAGGAACGCTCTATCAAGGAGCAACTTATTGCTGAGAAAGAAGGTTGGGAGAACCGCGGTCGTGAGATGGAACATGTCTTGCGGAAggccaaagaagaaattgTGGAGAGCCAAAGAGAACAGGAAGAGCTCGAACAGAAGTTGGAAGAGAGCGAGAAGCGACGTGAGGCAGCCGAGATTTTGCATCAAGAGGCGGAGAGTAAGATGGCGGGTATGCGTGCCGGGAAAGACACTGACAAGTCGTCACCCGAAAAGCCCAAGAGCTCAAACGACACCAATCACGAGGTTGAGATTGCAGTCGAGCGGGTGGCTCGCGAGCTTCATGCTCTTTATAAGAGCAAGCACGAATCTAAGGTCACTgccttgaagaagtcatACGAGACTCGGTGGGAGAAGCGTGTCCATGAGCTTGAAAGCAAAATCAGAGAACTTGTGGAGGAGAACGAACGTCTGCGCGTCTGCCGAGATACAACAATGAGCAGAGTCGAGCCCGACAACATTGAGGCCGATGAGCGCAAGGCCCAAGCAGTGCGAGACAGCGCAGCAATCAAGGAGTTGAATGCTGACATCCAACGACTTGAGGCAGTTGTCCACACAGTACAGCTCGACAACGAGTCACTGCGCAGTATGCTGGAGAAGGAGCGCGTAGAGAAGGGAGAGCTTGTGCAACTTGccgaggagatgatgagcatgCAGAGCTTTGTTGCGCAGACACCAAAGCCTCAGCCacagcaacaagctcaacagcctccGTCTGCGTCTCGTTATCCTCATGAGAGACAACATGACCGAGAGCCTGAGACTAAAACGCCAAAACGAAGTGCAGATCACTTTAGAAGCAGTGTCAGTCGTGCATCAGGACTACGCGCGCCAGGTTCAGGACTCCGAGCACCTCACGAGCGAACAAAGAGCGCAGGCGGCTTGCCTCGTCCAGGCGGTATGGCCCGTAGCGGCATCATGAACTCCATTGAGAAGATGGGCAATTACCGAGGACGTGGAGTAGAGTAA
- a CDS encoding related to ascospore maturation 1 protein (Asm-1), with amino-acid sequence MNQGHPQPDMYYSPHYSTPQYGYGYSTNGAPTTAVSTPMPAPQNVLPVPSALSNQGAMQQPGYSNSSNNGAFDTTGQHNPPGMKPRVTATLWEDEGSLCFQVEARGICVARREDNHMINGTKLLNVAGMTRGRRDGILKSEKVRHVVKIGPMHLKGVWIPYDRALDFANKEKITELLFPLFVHNIGALLYHPSNSNRTSQVMAAAERRKHEGLGNQRPPAPNALPSIGQHHPMMPGLPTGGYVPQSLANGPQSLASTPQPLTNGSQPPMPNGGGMLKRGREEEEDLHRPVSNGHDPMSNMHAMSNGYSQQPPLANVHQPPMQNGGDMLKRGREEDEEVHRSAHNAHDTMNNMPGSMPGLSNAYAQQPLPNVHHQPLANGDGGMLKRGRDEDDDVHRSSPNGHDSAGNFEVKRRKTITSNDSMVSPGGFYTLHNGYGQPGVMNGMSPYKRRDDEAETPRPGPNVHDHLNSFDLKRHKTMETSVPAPQYDAMNRPHSSIGTSPSYAPAPVYDNLARPASTVAASPSYPSAPVYDTGARPPSAISAPRRQQSFG; translated from the exons ATGAACCAAGGCCATCCCCAGCCAGACATGTATTATTCACCTCATTATTCGACACCACAGTACGGCTATGGCTATTCTACAAATGGTGCTCCAACTACCGCAGTCTCCACTCCCATGCCCGCGCCCCAGAATGTACTGCCAGTACCTTCAGCGCTCAGCAACCAAGGAGCAATGCAGCAGCCAGGTTACAGTAACAGTAGTAATAATGGCGCTTTCGACACAACTGGCCAGCATAACCCCCCCGGTATGAAGCCCAGAGTCACGGCTACCCTGTGGGAAGACGAAGGCAGCCTCTGCTTCCAGGTGGAAGCCAGAGGTATATGTGTAGCACGGAGAGAAG ATAACCACATGATTAACGGCACGAAACTATTAAATGTCGCTGGCATGACTCGAGGTCGAAGGGACGGCATCTTGAAAAGCGAAAAGGTTCGCCACGTCGTCAAGATTGGTCCCATGCACTTGAAAGGTGTCTG GATCCCTTACGACCGTGCACTAGACTTTGCgaacaaggagaagatcaCAGAGCTCCTGTTCCCCTTGTTTGTCCACAATATCGGGGCACTTCTTTATCATCCGTCGAACTCGAACCGGACCAGTCAGGTCATGGCAGCTGCCGAGCGCCGCAAGCACGAAGGACTCGGTAATCAGAGACCCCCTGCTCCCAATGCTTTGCCTTCAATTGGACAGCATCACCCAATGATGCCTGGTTTGCCAACCGGAGGCTACGTTCCTCAGTCCCTTGCGAATGGCCCTCAGTCTCTCGCAAGCACTCCCCAGCCTCTCACAAATGGTTCCCAGCCCCCCATGCCAAACGGAGGTGGTATGCTTAAACgagggcgagaagaagaagaagatctgcACCGACCAGTCTCTAATGGACATGATCCTATGAGTAACATGCATGCAATGTCTAATGGTTACTCTCAACAGCCTCCCCTTGCGAATGTACATCAGCCTCCTATGCAGAATGGAGGAGATATGCTCAAGCGGGGcagagaggaagacgaggaggttCATAGGTCAGCGCATAATGCACATGACACCATGAACAACATGCCTGGTAGTATGCCTGGTCTGTCAAATGCATatgctcagcagcctctACCAaatgttcatcatcagcctcttGCCAATGGAGACGGGGGTATGCTCAAGCGAGGtcgagatgaggatgatgatgttcaCCGATCAAGTCCCAATGGGCATGATTCCGCAGGCAACTTCGAAGTAAAGCGGCGTAAAACCATAACATCGAATGACAGCATGGTTTCTCCTGGTGGATTCTACACCCTGCACAACGGATATGGCCAGCCCGGTGTCATGAATGGCATGAGTCCATACAAACGACGAGATGATGAGGCAGAGACGCCACGTCCTGGCCCAAATGTACATGATCATTTGAACAGCTTCGACCTGAAGCGACACAAGACCATGGAGACAAGTGTCCCTGCTCCCCAGTATGACGCCATGAATCGCCCTCATTCTAGCATCGGCACCTCTCCCTCCTATGCCCCTGCTCCTGTTTATGACAACTTGGCTCGACCTGCATCCACTGTTGCTGCGTCTCCTTCGTATCCTTCTGCCCCGGTGTACGATACTGGCGCTCGGCCTCCCTCTGCCATTAGCGCTCCTCGAAGACAGCAATCTTTCGGTTAG
- a CDS encoding related to acetyl coenzyme A synthetase, giving the protein MPHNQQDQHIQDEVLRHSLENPEDFWRHQAEHLHWHKPYSSTIQLTQKTLKNGVTHDSWEWFPGGEISTCYNCVDRHVLDGHGDSIALYFDSPVTNTKEKYTYGQLLSEVETLAGALREQGIQKGDVVLLYMPTIPAAVIGILAANRLGAIHSIVFGGFAPNALAQRIDSCRPVAILTASCGIDGNKPPIAYKGLVEEAIRLAGHKPHKVIVWQRHQLRWNLDHETGQLDWDTLVDSARSRGIKADCVPVKSTDPIYIIHTSGTTGTPKGVLRDAGGHAVGLHLSISYLFNIHGPGCVSFTASDIGWIVGHSYIIYGPLLTGAATVLYEGKPVGTPDVSSFWRIVEEYKVNTMFTAPTALRAIRRDDPNNQSFIDYGNRGALKSLRALFLAGERSEPTLVDSYQQLMAQYCAKNAAVVDNWWSTEVGSPITGRALVPHAGKHRKTEVRGHPPPCLKAGSAGKAMPGFDVRIVDDEGNEVERGSMGNIVLAMPLAPTGFRTLWQDEERFWKGYLKRFQGKWLDTGDSGWIDQQGYVHVMARSDDVLNVSAHRLSSGSIEQAVAAHPRVVEACIVGVPDSLKGQLPFAFVALSGQGCADPAAPSELVVKEIQQLVRGQVGAIASLGGIIQGKGMIPKTRSGKMLRRVLKEMVENAIRGDFDKEVAVPGTIEDVSTLTVARARIREYFERAETETDGMVKARL; this is encoded by the exons ATGCCTCAcaaccaacaagatcaacacaTACAAGACGAGGTACTTCGGCATAGTCTTGAGAACCCTGAAGACTTCTGGAGACACCAAGCCGAGCATCTTCACTGGCATAAACCATACTCTTCAACCATCCAGCTCACTCAGAAAACTCTCAAGAACGGTGTCACACATGATAGCTGGGAGTGGTTTCCAGGCGGCGAGATATCTACTTGTTACAATTGCGTTGATCGACATGTACTTGATGGGCATGGCGACTCCATCGCACTCTACTTTGACAGTCCTGTGACAAACACAAAGGAAAAATATACATACGGCCAGCTTCTCAGCGAAGTTGAGACTCTTGCTGGTGCCCTCAGAGAGCAGGGGATACAGAAGGGCGATGTAGTCCTGCTGTATA TGCCTACGATTCCCGCTGCCGTGATAGGTATTCTTGCTGCTAATCGACTGGGCGCTATCCATTCTATTGTGTTTGGTGGGTTTGCCCCTAATGCTCTGGCGCAACGTATCGATTCATGCCGTCCTGTGGCTATTCTGACGGCGTCTTGTGGTATCGATGGCAACAAGCCTCCAATTGCATATAAAGGCTTGGTAGAGGAAGCGATACGGCTGGCTGGTCATAAACCCCATAAAGTTATTGTCTGGCAAAGACATCAGCTCCGTTGGAATCTCGACCACGAGACTGGTCAGCTCGACTGGGACACGTTAGTCGACAGTGCCCGATCTCGAGGAATCAAGGCGGACTGTGTGCCAGTCAAGAGCACCGACCCTATTTATATCATCCACACTTCAGGCACCACTGGAACCCCAAAGGGTGTACTCCGCGATGCTGGTGGTCACGCTGTCGGTCTGCACCTGTCCATAAGTTACCTGTTCAACATTCACGGACCTGGGTGTGTTTCTTTTACGGCATCGGATATTGGCTGGATCGTCGGTCACTCGTACATCATCTACGGCCCACTCCTCACGGGAGCTGCAACTGTCTTGTACGAGGGCAAGCCCGTCGGCACCCCTGATGTATCGTCGTTCTGGAGAATAGTTGAAGAGTACAAAGTCAACACCATGTTTACAGCGCCAACAGCTCTACGTGCAATCAGGCGCGATGACCCCAATAACCAATCCTTCATCGATTACGGCAACCGGGGTGCTCTCAAGAGTTTGCGagctctcttcctcgctggAGAACGCTCCGAACCTACTCTTGTCGACAGTTATCAGCAGCTCATGGCTCAATACTGCGCTAAAAACGCAGCCGTAGTTGATAATTGGTGGTCTACAGAAGTTGGTTCCCCCATCACGGGGCGAGCGCTCGTTCCGCACGCAGGCAAGCATCGCAAGACGGAAGTTCGTggacatcctcctccttgcctGAAGGCTGGTAGTGCTGGGAAAGCAATGCCTGGCTTTGACGTTCGTATTGTGGATGATGAGGGcaatgaggttgagaggggATCCATGGGAAATATTGTCTTGGCAATGCCTCTCGCTCCGACAGGATTTCGCACGCTGTGGCAGGATGAAGAACGCTTTTGGAAAGGCTACTTGAAAAGATTTCAGGGAAAGTGGCTTGATACCGGTGATTCAGGCTGGATCGACCAGCAAGGTTATGTCCATGTGATGGCACGCAGCGACGATGTTTTGAATGTCAGCGCGCATCGTCTCTCAAGCG GATCTATTGAGCAGGCTGTTGCAGCTCATCCTCGTGTCGTTGAAGCTTGTATTGTCGGCGTACCAGATTCACTCAAGGGTCAGCTTCCTTTCGCCTTCGTAGCACTTTCGGGACAAGGCTGTGCAGATCCAGCAGCGCCGAGTGAACTAGTCGTCAAGGAAATACAGCAGTTAGTCCGTGGCCAGGTGGGTGCTATAGCCTCACTAGGCGGCATCATCCAGGGCAAAGGAATGATTCCCAAAACAAGGTCTGGCAAAATGCTACGACGGGTCCTCAAGGAGATGGTGGAGAACGCCATTCGTGGTGACTTTGACAAGGAAGTTGCGGTTCCTGGCACGATTGAAGACGTGTCGACTTTGACTGTTGCCCGTGCCAGGATCAGGGAGTACTTTGAACGAGCAGAAACTGAGACGGATGGCATGGTGAAGGCTCGCCTATAG
- a CDS encoding probable clock-controlled protein 6 (CCG-6), with amino-acid sequence MKFATALAFAAGVAAHAKNVTYTTEVVTAYTTYCPGPTEIVHGDKTYTITEATTLTITDCPCTVTKPVITTSAVVCHDCPAPPAHHGNNSTLVPVYPTGKPGHGGESGKPGSPAGPGATPTAGAPSEVPTAGAGKVAALSGAGLAAVVGLAAFL; translated from the exons ATGAAGTTCGCTACTGCTCTCGCTTTCGCTGCTGGCGTCGCTGCCCACGCCAAGAACGTTACCTACACCACCGAGGTCGTCACTGCCTACACCACCTACTGCCCCGGTCCCACTGAGATCGTCCACGGCGACAAGACCTACACTATCACCGAGGCCACCACCCTCACCATCACTGACTGCCCTTGCACTGTCACCAAGCCCGTCATAACCACCTCCGCTGTCGTCTGCCACGACTG CCCTGCTCCTCCCGCCCACCACGGCAACAACTCCACCCTGGTCCCCGTTTACCCTACCGGTAAGCCCGGCCACGGTGGTGAGAGCGGCAAGCCTGGCTCTCCTGCTGGTCCCGGTGCTACCCCCACCGCTGGTGCTCCTTCCGAGGTCCCCACCGCTGGTGCCGGCAAGGTCGCCGCTCTCTCCGGTGCCGGTCTCGCTGCCGTCGTCGGTCTTGCTGCTTTCCTGTAA
- a CDS encoding putative PIG3-like NADPH quinone oxidoreductase, which yields MPFQDCDGQLILPDIRGGTGERDALFINAETPKPSATEGQAIVKVKAFGINRMDILQRRGFYPLPPQAPKTLGVEFSGIIESFGPGDHGAFKEGDEVFGLAYGGAYAEYIAVSTRMLLHKPASIDFTTCAGIPEAWITATQALHLVLGFTKGKSILWHAGASGVSVAGIQLSRIAGASEVYATAGSQDKLDFITSKLGATAAFNYKTQDWAEEIKKATGGKGVDYIVDFVGGNYFQQNQNVAARDGRIVLLGTLSGAKVPNADISQILFKRLRIEGSTLRSRDEVYQGELRDRLEQYLPDFESGKLKIFVNEVFPWEQIQEAHKHMEDAKNLGKIICTIF from the coding sequence ATGCCATTTCAAGACTGTGACGGCCAGCTAATCCTCCCAGATATTCGTGGTGGCACTGGCGAGCGTGATGCTCTTTTCATCAACGCCGAAACGCCCAAGCCTTCTGCTACTGAGGGGCAGGCCATTGTGAAGGTCAAAGCTTTTGGTATTAACCGCATGGATATCCTCCAGCGTCGAGGCTTTTACCCGCTGCCACCTCAAGCGCCTAAGACATTGGGCGTGGAATTCAGTGGCATCATTGAGTCTTTTGGACCTGGCGATCATGGTGCTTTCAAGGAAGGCGATGAGGTGTTTGGGCTAGCTTACGGTGGTGCGTATGCCGAGTACATCGCGGTCAGTACTCGCATGCTGCTGCACAAACCGGCTTCCATCGACTTTACCACGTGTGCTGGTATTCCCGAGGCTTGGATTACTGCAACTCAGGCGTTGCATCTTGTGCTTGGCTTCACGAAGGGCAAATCAATCTTGTGGCACGCAGGCGCTTCAGGAGTGTCGGTTGCCGGCATCCAACTGTCACGTATCGCCGGGGCCTCTGAAGTGTATGCCACAGCCGGATCTCAGGACAAGCTCGACTTTATCACTTCGAAGCTCGGTGCAACAGCTGCATTCAACTATAAAACGCAGGACTGGGcggaggagatcaagaaagcTACCGGCGGCAAGGGTGTTGACTACATCGTGGACTTTGTTGGTGGAAACTACTTCCAGCAGAACCAGAATGTCGCTGCGCGTGATGGACGGATCGTGCTCTTGGGAACGCTGAGCGGTGCAAAGGTCCCTAATGCTGATATTTCTCAGATCTTATTCAAGCGACTTCGTATTGAGGGCAGTACTCTTCGAAGCCGCGATGAGGTTTACCAGGGCGAGTTACGAGACCGATTGGAGCAGTATCTACCAGACTTCGAGTCTGGTAAGCTTAAGATCTTTGTGAATGAGGTCTTTCCGTGGGAACAGATTCAGGAGGCCCACAAGCATATGGAAGATGCCAAGAACCTCGGTAAGATTATATGCACTATCTTCTGA